One window of the Carnobacterium maltaromaticum DSM 20342 genome contains the following:
- the rpmB gene encoding 50S ribosomal protein L28: MAKECVITGRKSKSGNRRSHAMNANKRTWKANLQKVRILVDGKPKKVWVSARALKSGKVERV; the protein is encoded by the coding sequence ATGGCAAAAGAATGTGTAATTACTGGCCGTAAGAGTAAAAGTGGAAACCGTCGCTCTCACGCAATGAACGCTAACAAACGTACTTGGAAAGCTAACTTACAAAAAGTTCGTATTTTAGTTGACGGCAAACCTAAAAAAGTTTGGGTTTCTGCTCGCGCACTTAAATCAGGTAAAGTTGAACGTGTTTAA
- a CDS encoding thiamine diphosphokinase, giving the protein MTTRVALLVGGPENMIPDFMQLENQETKWIGVDRGALRLIEKGIVPRMAVGDFDSISTADLAVLKERIADVRISPAEKDETDTEMAVALALNELKADEVVIYGGTAGRLDHFLANLWMVLQPRFIKHAAKIKMVDCQNSLSFYLPGSYELIKEADKRYLAFVCLTPVTKLSLVDQKYRLDEADFLYPTSLASNEFIGETGHFSFTSGVIAVIQSTD; this is encoded by the coding sequence ATGACTACACGGGTAGCTTTGTTAGTTGGTGGACCAGAAAACATGATTCCAGATTTTATGCAGCTGGAAAACCAAGAAACGAAATGGATTGGTGTGGATCGAGGCGCATTACGTTTAATCGAAAAAGGCATTGTTCCACGAATGGCTGTCGGTGATTTTGATTCCATCTCAACTGCTGATTTAGCTGTTCTAAAAGAGCGAATTGCAGATGTCCGTATTTCACCAGCAGAAAAAGATGAAACAGATACAGAAATGGCTGTTGCTTTAGCTTTAAATGAGTTAAAAGCGGATGAAGTTGTTATTTATGGTGGGACTGCTGGTCGACTGGATCATTTTTTAGCTAATTTATGGATGGTGCTTCAACCAAGGTTTATTAAACATGCAGCTAAAATAAAAATGGTCGATTGCCAGAACAGTCTATCATTTTATTTACCAGGCAGTTATGAGTTAATAAAAGAAGCTGATAAGCGCTATTTAGCTTTTGTTTGTTTAACGCCTGTCACAAAGCTTTCGTTAGTTGATCAAAAATATAGATTAGACGAAGCTGACTTCCTTTATCCAACCTCGTTAGCAAGTAATGAATTTATTGGTGAAACGGGGCATTTTTCTTTTACTAGTGGTGTGATCGCTGTCATTCAAAGTACTGATTAA
- the rpe gene encoding ribulose-phosphate 3-epimerase, whose protein sequence is MKIAPSILSADFANLERDVRLVESGGADYIHVDVMDGHFVPNITLGANIVSAIRPVTKLPLDCHLMIENPENYIEDFAKAGADIITVHVESTPHIHRAIQMIKAAGVKAGVVLNPGTPVEAVKYVLAECDLVLVMTVNPGFGGQSFIEETLEKITELSALKEIKNYHYEIEVDGGIVPETAAKCKLAGADVFVAGSYVYNAENPLEQIQNLKDALK, encoded by the coding sequence ATGAAAATTGCACCATCTATTTTAAGCGCTGATTTTGCCAATTTAGAAAGAGATGTTCGATTAGTTGAAAGTGGCGGGGCAGACTATATTCATGTTGATGTTATGGACGGTCATTTTGTTCCTAATATTACTCTTGGAGCTAATATTGTTTCGGCAATTCGTCCAGTAACTAAATTGCCATTAGATTGTCACCTAATGATTGAAAATCCAGAGAATTACATTGAAGATTTTGCTAAAGCAGGAGCTGATATTATTACAGTTCATGTTGAAAGTACACCTCATATTCACCGTGCTATCCAAATGATTAAAGCTGCTGGTGTTAAAGCAGGGGTTGTGTTGAATCCAGGGACACCTGTCGAAGCTGTGAAGTATGTCTTGGCTGAGTGTGATCTAGTTTTAGTAATGACTGTAAATCCAGGTTTTGGTGGGCAAAGTTTTATTGAAGAAACACTAGAGAAAATTACTGAATTAAGTGCGTTAAAAGAAATTAAAAATTACCATTATGAAATTGAAGTGGATGGTGGAATCGTGCCAGAAACGGCCGCAAAATGTAAATTAGCAGGAGCTGATGTATTTGTAGCAGGTTCTTATGTCTATAATGCTGAAAATCCATTAGAACAAATTCAAAACTTGAAGGATGCGTTAAAATAA
- the rsgA gene encoding ribosome small subunit-dependent GTPase A, with protein MPRGQIRKALSGFYYVYCEGETYQTRGRGNFRKRNLTPLVGDEVIFESGNQDEGILKELLPRKNELVRPTVANVDLGVIVMSAVEPNFSSNLLDRFLVTLESKKIKALIYLTKIDLLDQEQYQEMEQIKVAYEKIGYPVILPKREMDHEPIEELTPYFKEKITVFMGQSGAGKSTLLNQIAPDLALKTGVISNALGRGKHTTRHVELLPLYGGLVADTPGFSSIEFLEVEADELPELFPDFVEVQHECRFRGCKHREEPGCQVKKDVEEGTILASRYKHYLQFLEEVENRKPKYGKKN; from the coding sequence TTGCCAAGAGGTCAAATAAGAAAAGCGTTAAGTGGTTTTTATTATGTCTATTGTGAAGGTGAAACCTATCAAACTAGAGGAAGAGGCAATTTTAGAAAACGAAACTTAACCCCTTTAGTTGGGGACGAAGTTATTTTTGAAAGTGGAAATCAAGATGAAGGCATCTTGAAGGAACTTTTACCACGTAAAAATGAACTAGTACGCCCAACGGTTGCTAATGTTGATTTAGGTGTGATTGTGATGTCAGCAGTTGAACCTAACTTCTCTTCTAACTTGCTAGATCGTTTCTTAGTTACATTAGAAAGCAAAAAAATTAAAGCCCTTATTTATCTGACCAAGATTGATTTATTAGATCAAGAACAGTATCAAGAAATGGAACAAATCAAAGTAGCTTATGAAAAAATTGGCTATCCAGTTATTTTGCCTAAGAGAGAGATGGACCATGAACCGATTGAAGAGTTAACTCCTTATTTTAAAGAGAAGATAACTGTTTTTATGGGACAATCTGGGGCAGGTAAGTCAACTTTATTAAATCAAATTGCACCAGATTTAGCTTTGAAAACAGGAGTGATTTCTAATGCCTTAGGTCGTGGTAAGCATACGACACGCCATGTTGAATTATTGCCTTTATATGGTGGGTTGGTAGCTGATACGCCAGGGTTCAGTTCGATTGAATTTCTAGAAGTAGAAGCAGATGAACTTCCAGAATTATTTCCAGATTTTGTGGAGGTACAGCATGAGTGCCGTTTTAGAGGGTGTAAACATCGTGAAGAACCTGGTTGTCAAGTCAAAAAAGACGTTGAAGAGGGAACTATTTTAGCATCCCGTTATAAGCACTATTTACAATTCTTAGAAGAAGTTGAAAATCGTAAACCTAAATATGGGAAGAAAAACTAA
- the pknB gene encoding Stk1 family PASTA domain-containing Ser/Thr kinase encodes MEIGKKLSGRYKIIGTVGGGGMANVYLAHDLILDRDVAVKVLRYDFREDKDIIRRFQREALSATELVHPNIVSVYEVGEEDNFQYIVMEYVKGTDLKKYIGNHFPIPYQKVIDIMEQILSAVADAHRNRIIHRDLKPQNVLIDETGLVKITDFGIAVALSETSITQTNSLLGSVHYLSPEQARGSMATKQSDIYALGIILYELLTGNVPFEGESAVSIALKHFQETVPSVKDFDGRIPQPLENVVLKATAKEASDRYQSAEEMATDIATALSPQRAGEPKFEPASMMEETKVLTPIPGDLLETESVEAEEVKEEDEQKPVKDQKKKSKKKKIILFSIIGVILLFVIGFFAIAMSGPKDVKIPDLTGLSEAEAKSELINAKLKVGDVTEEANPEVEEGQVIRSDPKTDRTVKENTKVNLFISTGKATEKFGNFVGEDFQVVKAKLTNLKYDVKTPIEVFSPSVPKGQIIEQSIEKGQEVVPSETQVVFTISKGEEGFIMPDMLNYGKKDVDDIASAQGLKVTYNSDYSDTVTAGLVMAQTPGAGETVFRNDSITVTLSKGPKEIPVVSVTKKITLEYLAKTINKPASTTDSSNQSANSSSSEESISSVSSITEPVANKFEVYIEDEENNFNTPVVTKSILATESIDLTFKIKEGGVARYKVVRDGETIINEEVRP; translated from the coding sequence ATGGAAATAGGAAAAAAATTAAGTGGACGCTATAAAATTATTGGAACTGTCGGTGGCGGCGGAATGGCTAATGTATACTTAGCTCATGATTTAATTCTGGATCGAGATGTAGCTGTTAAAGTATTGCGCTATGACTTTAGAGAAGACAAAGATATTATTCGTCGTTTTCAAAGAGAAGCATTGTCAGCAACTGAACTAGTTCATCCGAACATTGTCAGTGTTTATGAGGTAGGTGAAGAAGATAATTTCCAGTATATTGTGATGGAATATGTGAAGGGCACGGATTTGAAAAAATATATTGGAAATCATTTTCCGATTCCGTATCAAAAAGTCATTGATATTATGGAACAAATCCTATCTGCAGTAGCAGACGCCCATAGAAACCGGATTATTCATCGAGATTTGAAACCACAGAATGTTTTAATTGATGAAACGGGTCTAGTAAAAATTACAGATTTTGGAATTGCTGTGGCATTATCAGAAACGTCAATTACTCAGACAAACTCTTTGTTAGGCTCAGTTCATTATTTATCACCTGAACAAGCTCGTGGCAGTATGGCAACGAAACAATCTGATATTTATGCATTGGGAATTATCTTATATGAGTTGCTAACTGGAAATGTACCGTTTGAAGGAGAATCTGCAGTTTCGATTGCATTAAAACACTTTCAAGAAACGGTTCCTTCTGTAAAAGATTTTGATGGTCGTATTCCGCAACCTTTAGAAAATGTTGTCTTAAAAGCAACCGCGAAGGAAGCTAGTGATCGCTATCAATCAGCAGAAGAAATGGCAACAGATATAGCAACTGCGCTTTCTCCGCAACGGGCGGGAGAGCCTAAATTTGAACCGGCTAGCATGATGGAAGAAACAAAAGTATTAACTCCTATCCCAGGAGACTTATTAGAAACAGAGTCTGTAGAAGCGGAAGAAGTTAAAGAAGAGGATGAACAAAAGCCGGTTAAAGATCAAAAGAAAAAGAGTAAAAAGAAAAAAATTATTCTATTTTCGATTATTGGTGTGATTTTACTTTTTGTGATTGGTTTTTTTGCGATTGCAATGAGTGGTCCGAAAGATGTTAAAATTCCTGATTTAACGGGTTTGTCAGAAGCAGAAGCTAAAAGTGAATTAATAAATGCAAAATTAAAAGTTGGGGATGTAACGGAAGAAGCTAACCCAGAAGTCGAAGAAGGCCAAGTTATTCGTTCAGATCCTAAAACTGATCGGACTGTCAAAGAAAACACAAAAGTGAATTTATTTATTAGTACGGGTAAAGCGACTGAAAAATTTGGGAATTTTGTTGGTGAAGATTTCCAAGTTGTAAAAGCTAAATTAACCAATTTGAAATATGATGTGAAAACACCAATTGAAGTCTTTAGCCCAAGCGTTCCTAAAGGCCAAATTATTGAACAAAGTATCGAAAAGGGCCAAGAAGTTGTCCCTAGCGAAACTCAGGTCGTCTTTACAATTAGTAAAGGGGAAGAAGGTTTTATCATGCCAGATATGTTGAATTATGGTAAAAAAGATGTCGATGATATTGCCTCTGCCCAAGGATTAAAAGTTACGTACAATTCGGATTATTCTGATACAGTGACTGCTGGATTGGTAATGGCACAAACACCAGGAGCTGGAGAAACAGTTTTCCGTAATGATTCGATTACTGTCACATTATCAAAAGGACCAAAAGAAATACCAGTTGTAAGTGTTACAAAAAAAATCACACTTGAATATTTAGCGAAAACAATCAACAAACCGGCTTCTACAACAGATAGTAGTAATCAATCTGCAAATTCTAGTAGTTCCGAAGAAAGCATTAGTTCAGTTAGCTCAATCACTGAACCAGTAGCTAATAAGTTTGAGGTTTATATTGAAGACGAGGAAAATAACTTTAATACACCAGTTGTAACTAAATCAATTCTTGCTACCGAGTCGATTGACTTAACCTTTAAAATTAAAGAAGGTGGAGTCGCTCGTTATAAAGTAGTTCGCGATGGTGAAACAATTATTAATGAAGAGGTTCGACCTTAA
- a CDS encoding Stp1/IreP family PP2C-type Ser/Thr phosphatase → MQVVFQSDIGKTRKNNQDFAGQFDNQAGLRLVVVCDGMGGHKAGDVASEMAVSHLGHAWEETNYATAEEVTQWMLKQITLENERIVGKSTQFSDLDGMGTTLVAAVLFEEELVIANIGDSRGYLYSNKKLVQLTEDHSLVNELLKSGEITSEAAANHPRKNVLTRSLGVSSEIDIDITIFSILKDDILLLCSDGLTNMVEDSAISEILSQDISIEEKVNALVSLANEKGGADNITVLLADFAAREES, encoded by the coding sequence ATGCAGGTTGTATTTCAAAGTGATATCGGAAAAACAAGGAAAAATAATCAAGATTTTGCTGGACAATTTGACAATCAAGCAGGACTTCGATTAGTAGTAGTTTGTGATGGTATGGGAGGACATAAAGCTGGCGATGTTGCTAGTGAAATGGCTGTTTCTCATCTAGGTCATGCTTGGGAAGAGACCAACTATGCAACTGCAGAAGAAGTCACACAATGGATGTTAAAACAAATCACGCTTGAAAATGAGCGTATTGTTGGAAAATCTACTCAATTTTCTGATTTAGATGGCATGGGAACAACCTTGGTTGCAGCGGTTTTATTTGAAGAAGAACTTGTCATAGCTAATATTGGCGATAGTCGAGGGTATTTGTATTCAAATAAAAAATTAGTTCAACTAACAGAAGATCATTCATTAGTTAATGAGTTGTTAAAAAGTGGGGAAATCACTTCAGAAGCAGCAGCAAATCACCCTAGAAAAAATGTCTTAACACGGTCATTAGGCGTTTCCTCTGAGATTGATATTGATATTACGATTTTTTCTATTTTAAAAGATGACATTTTATTGCTTTGTTCAGATGGTCTAACTAATATGGTTGAAGATAGTGCCATTTCAGAAATTTTAAGCCAAGATATATCCATTGAAGAAAAAGTAAATGCGCTAGTGTCTTTAGCCAATGAAAAAGGTGGGGCTGATAATATTACGGTATTATTAGCTGATTTCGCCGCGAGAGAGGAGTCCTAG
- the rsmB gene encoding 16S rRNA (cytosine(967)-C(5))-methyltransferase RsmB: MSKEQTEPKKEVQKRNTKKTSRYLAMEILDKTEKNGAYSNLLLNESIQKNNLSSADAGLLTELVYGVLQRRLTLDFYLADFLDESKKIDSWVRNLLRLSIYQMIYLDKIPQHAILFEAAEIAKKKGHVGISKFVNGVLRNAERRGFKDLTDIKDDAERLSLEISMPLWLVEKFINQIGYSETKALGESLLIPSRASARVNQRYLTVEEALYALEEEGFAVRRSEITPDAVISDGGHFASSPLFTSGQLTIQDETSMLVAPALQIEPHHQVLDACAAPGGKTTHIASFLSHEAGGKVVALDLHKHKVKLVKENAARLHVDDVVEGVVLDARKVDEVFPDESFDRILVDAPCSGLGLMRRKPDIKYTKKERDLLNLQKIQLEILESVAPKLKKYGIMVYSTCTITEEENEKTVEQFLALHPEFEKTTVLVGETLQPCLKNGFIQIYPHDFETDGFFISCLKKIN; this comes from the coding sequence ATGTCTAAAGAACAAACAGAACCAAAAAAAGAAGTTCAAAAACGTAATACAAAAAAAACAAGTCGCTATTTAGCGATGGAAATTTTAGACAAAACTGAAAAAAATGGTGCTTATTCTAATTTATTATTAAATGAATCCATTCAAAAAAATAATTTAAGTTCTGCTGATGCAGGACTTTTAACAGAATTAGTGTATGGCGTTTTGCAACGTCGTTTAACCTTAGATTTTTATTTGGCTGACTTCTTAGATGAATCCAAAAAAATTGATTCTTGGGTTCGTAACTTATTACGTTTGTCTATTTATCAAATGATTTATTTAGATAAAATTCCGCAACATGCCATTCTTTTTGAAGCTGCTGAGATTGCTAAAAAGAAAGGTCATGTAGGAATTAGTAAATTTGTTAATGGCGTTTTACGGAATGCTGAGCGTCGCGGATTCAAGGATTTAACAGATATTAAAGATGATGCTGAGCGCCTTAGTCTGGAAATTAGTATGCCTTTATGGTTAGTTGAAAAATTTATTAATCAAATTGGGTATTCTGAAACCAAAGCTTTGGGAGAGTCTTTATTAATTCCAAGTCGAGCAAGTGCTCGAGTAAATCAACGTTATTTAACAGTTGAAGAAGCATTGTATGCGTTAGAGGAAGAAGGTTTTGCTGTTCGTCGAAGTGAAATTACGCCAGATGCTGTCATTAGTGATGGTGGGCATTTTGCCTCGTCGCCCTTATTTACTTCAGGTCAATTAACGATTCAAGATGAAACATCGATGTTGGTTGCTCCAGCTCTGCAGATTGAACCTCACCACCAAGTTTTAGATGCGTGTGCAGCTCCTGGCGGAAAAACAACTCATATCGCTTCTTTTTTATCTCATGAAGCAGGGGGAAAAGTTGTTGCATTAGATTTGCACAAACATAAAGTAAAATTAGTGAAAGAAAATGCGGCACGTTTACATGTCGATGATGTTGTTGAAGGTGTTGTTTTAGATGCACGAAAAGTCGATGAAGTTTTCCCAGATGAAAGCTTCGATCGTATTCTAGTTGATGCGCCGTGTTCAGGTTTAGGCTTAATGCGCCGTAAACCAGATATAAAATATACAAAAAAAGAGCGTGATTTATTAAATTTACAAAAAATTCAATTAGAAATCTTAGAAAGTGTAGCGCCAAAACTGAAAAAATACGGTATAATGGTTTACAGTACTTGTACCATAACAGAAGAAGAAAACGAAAAAACAGTTGAACAGTTTTTAGCGTTACATCCTGAATTTGAAAAAACGACAGTCTTAGTTGGAGAAACTCTTCAACCTTGTCTTAAAAATGGATTCATACAAATTTATCCTCATGATTTTGAAACAGATGGTTTTTTCATTAGTTGTTTGAAAAAAATCAACTAA
- the fmt gene encoding methionyl-tRNA formyltransferase has protein sequence MTKIIFMGTPAFSVPILDELVRAGYDIQAVVTQPDRPVGRKKTLTPTPVKVAALKHNIPVLQPEKITGSKEMTEIEALAPDLIVTAAFGQFLPQKLLDVPKLGAINVHASLLPKYRGGAPVHYALMNGDSETGVTIMYMEKKMDAGDILSQRKLAITEKDDVGTLFERLSILGRDLLMDTLPDLLAGKIVPVKQDEALVTYSPNISREEERINWDKTAQQIDYQVRGMRPWPVAYTLLAGNRLKLWDVTPITEETTTEAPGTIIQLGKEVIWVACGDQTILQLNKIQPAGKGQLTAGEFLRGIGSQLTVGEMVGQDV, from the coding sequence ATGACAAAAATTATATTTATGGGAACTCCCGCTTTTTCAGTACCAATTTTAGATGAATTAGTCCGTGCTGGTTACGATATTCAAGCAGTGGTTACACAGCCAGATCGACCAGTGGGCCGTAAAAAAACGTTAACACCAACACCTGTTAAGGTAGCAGCTTTAAAACATAATATCCCGGTTTTACAACCTGAAAAAATAACAGGTTCAAAAGAAATGACTGAAATTGAAGCTTTAGCGCCTGATTTAATTGTAACAGCAGCTTTTGGTCAATTTTTACCACAAAAATTATTAGATGTGCCTAAGTTAGGTGCGATTAATGTCCATGCCTCTTTATTGCCAAAATATCGAGGTGGAGCACCTGTTCACTATGCTTTAATGAATGGCGACAGTGAGACCGGTGTGACAATTATGTATATGGAAAAGAAAATGGACGCGGGCGATATTTTAAGTCAACGAAAATTAGCCATTACTGAAAAAGATGATGTCGGAACTTTATTTGAGCGGTTAAGTATTTTAGGTCGTGACTTATTAATGGACACTTTACCAGATTTGTTAGCTGGTAAAATTGTACCAGTGAAGCAAGATGAAGCGTTAGTTACCTATTCACCAAATATTTCTCGTGAAGAAGAACGAATTAATTGGGACAAAACGGCTCAACAAATTGACTATCAGGTTAGAGGAATGCGTCCTTGGCCAGTAGCATATACTTTATTGGCAGGTAATCGTTTGAAATTATGGGATGTAACACCGATTACTGAAGAAACAACAACTGAAGCTCCGGGAACGATCATTCAACTAGGTAAAGAAGTTATTTGGGTTGCATGCGGAGATCAGACAATTTTACAATTAAACAAAATTCAACCAGCTGGAAAAGGTCAATTGACTGCTGGCGAGTTTTTACGAGGAATCGGCAGTCAATTAACTGTTGGAGAAATGGTGGGACAAGATGTCTAA
- the def gene encoding peptide deformylase, with protein sequence MALLPIVQYPDDILETPASEVTEITDETLQLLADMYQTMVENDGIGIAAPQVNHSLRIAIVELDEESGLFEMINPEIISQEGSSIDVEGCLSFPGVYGTVDRADYIVVRFTDRFGDEYEVEADGYLARAFQHEIEHLDGKLFTDKIIEHIDPQDLESYMEEHGE encoded by the coding sequence ATGGCACTATTGCCAATTGTTCAGTATCCAGATGATATTCTTGAAACTCCAGCATCTGAGGTGACTGAAATCACAGATGAAACGTTACAATTATTAGCAGATATGTATCAAACGATGGTTGAAAATGATGGTATCGGCATTGCTGCTCCACAAGTAAATCATTCTTTGCGAATTGCTATTGTGGAATTAGACGAAGAATCAGGATTGTTTGAAATGATTAATCCAGAAATTATCAGCCAAGAAGGTTCTTCGATTGATGTCGAAGGATGTTTAAGTTTTCCAGGCGTGTATGGGACCGTTGATCGTGCTGATTATATTGTTGTCCGCTTTACCGATCGTTTTGGTGATGAATATGAAGTCGAAGCCGACGGTTATTTAGCTAGAGCATTCCAACATGAAATTGAACATTTAGATGGTAAACTCTTTACAGATAAAATTATCGAACATATTGATCCACAAGATTTAGAATCCTATATGGAGGAGCATGGCGAATGA